A stretch of Perognathus longimembris pacificus isolate PPM17 chromosome 1, ASM2315922v1, whole genome shotgun sequence DNA encodes these proteins:
- the LOC125346976 gene encoding protein AMBP, with protein sequence MQGVGYVLLVLTACLAVHAGPVPAAQDDIQVQENFDLLRIYGKWYNLAIGSTCPWLKTVIDKMSVSTLVLGQGPTDAEVSMTSTRWRRGICKETSATYEKTNTEGKFIYHKPKWNITMESYVVHTNYDEYAIFLTKKFSHHHGTTVTAKLYAREPQVRESLLQEFREMALGVGIPQDSIFTMADRGECVPGEQAPEPTLPSRARRAVLPQENEGSGAGPLVPELTQKEDSCQLGHSAGPCLGLIQRYFYNGTSMACETFSYGGCLGNGNNFVSEKECLQTCRTVAACNLPIVQGPCRGSTNLWAFDAVQGKCVLFTYGGCQGNGNKFYSEKECKEYCGVPGDGDEELLRLSN encoded by the exons ATGCAGGGCGTTGGGTATGTGCTGCTGGTACTGACCGCCTGCCTGGCAGTGCATGCCGGCCCCGTGCCCGCCGCACAGGATGACATTCAGGTGCAGGAGAACTTCGACCTCCTCCGG ATCTATGGGAAGTGGTACAATCTGGCCATTGGCTCCACCTGCCCATGGCTGAAGACTGTGATAGACAAGATGAGTGTGAGCACGCTGGTCTTGGGACAGGGACCCACGGACGCCGAGGTCAGCATGACCAGCACTCGCTGGCG GAGAGGCATCTGCAAGGAGACCTCGGCGACGTATGAGAAGACAAACACAGAAGGGAAATTCATCTACCACAAACCCA AATGGAACATAACCATGGAATCCTATGTGGTCCACACCAACTATGATGAGTACGCCATTTTTCTGACCAAGAAGTTCAGCCACCACCATGGAACCACCGTAACTGCCAAGCTGTATG CGCGGGAGCCCCAGGTGCGGGAAAGCCTCCTGCAGGAGTTCAGGGAGATGGCTCTGGGTGTGGGCATCCCCCAGGACTCCATCTTCACCATGGCTGACAGAG GGGAATGTGTCCCCGGGGAGCAGGCACCAGAGCCCACCTTACCCTCG agaGCTCGACGGGCTGTGCTGCCCCAAGAAAATGAAGGATCAGGGGCTGGGCCACTAGTACCTGAGCTCACCCAGAAAGAAG ATTCCTGCCAGCTGGGCCACTCCGCAGGTCCCTGCCTGGGGCTGATCCAGAGGTATTTCTACAATGGCACATCCATGGCCTGTGAGACCTTCTCATACGGCGGCTGCTTGGGCAACGGCAATAACTTCGTCTCTGAGAAGGAGTGTCTGCAGACCTGTCGAACCGTGG CGGCCTGCAATCTCCCCATAGTCCAAGGCCCCTGCCGAGGCTCCACCAACCTCTGGGCCTTCGATGCTGTCCAGGGGAAGTGTGTCCTCTTCACCTATGGGGGTTGCCAAGGCAACGGCAACAAGTTCTACTCTGAGAAGGAGTGCAAGGAGTACTGTGGCGTCCCTGGTGATG GGGATGAGGAGCTGCTGCGATTGTCCAACTGA
- the Kif12 gene encoding kinesin-like protein KIF12 isoform X2, translating into MEERGTPDGDPARSLERGPEGPETPIQVVLRVRPMSAAELRRGEQSALHCSGARTLQVSPPGGGPDVAFRFGAVLDGARTQEDVFQACGVRRLGELALRGFSCTVFTFGQTGSGKTYTLTGPPPQGEGMPVSPSLAGIMQRTFAWLLDRVQHLGAPVTLHASYLEIYNEQVRDLLSLGSPRPLPVRWNKSRGFYVEQLRVVEFGSLEALMELLQMGLSRRRSSAHVLNQASSRSHALLTLYISKPASQQVPAVDPGEPPVGGKLCFVDLAGSEKVAATGSRGELMVEANSINRSLLALGHCISLLLDPQRKQSHIPFRDSKLTKLLADSLGGRGVTLMVACVSPSAQCLPETLSTLRYASRAQRVTTRPQGPKSSGKKHSQNVEAEILQLQEENRCLRLQLDQMGSRASGFRGVRMAWAQRNLYAMLQEFMLENERLRKEVSQLQSSRDLARGEQRVLAQQVHELQRRLLSACVLHQPVPAPAPPCPCLVMPAAPCRASGSTPLSSQPPPWAPPCSPGFAKSPGERNHSDWTQTRILAEMLMGEEVVPSAPPLPSRSPRATPVLRGAARIPNLAQRLEALRHQIGSSLRRGQSQPPPSEGTRSPGQGFPPC; encoded by the exons ATGGAGGAACGCGGGACTCCGGACGG GGACCCAGCACGGAGCCTGGAGCGGGGGCCCGAGGGACCGGAAACGCCCATCCAAGTGGTGCTCAG GGTGCGTCCTATGAGTGCAGCCGAGCTGCGTCGAGGGGAGCAGAGCGCTCTGCACTGCTCAGGGGCCCGGACACTGCAG gtGAGCCCCCCTGGAGGAGGGCCCGACGTGGCGTTCCGCTTCGGCGCGGTGCTAGACGGGGCACGCACGCAAGAGGACGTGTTCCAGGCCTGCGGCGTGCGGCGCCTGGGGGAGCTGGCACTGCGCGG CTTCTCCTGTACGGTCTTCACCTTTGGCCAGACGGGCTCGGGAAAGACCTACACCCTGACGGGACCTCCACCGCAG GGGGAGGGCATGCCTGTGTCCCCCAGCCTGGCGGGCATTATGCAGAGGACCTTCGCCTGGCTATTAGACCGGGTGCAGCACCTGGGTGCCCCTGTCACCCTCCACGCTTCCTACCTGGAGATTTACAATGAGCAG gtTCGAGACTTATTGAGCCTGGGTTCTCCTCGGCCTCTCCCAGTACGCTGGAACAAGTCTCGAGGCTTCTATGTGGAACAGCTGCGGGTGGTGGAGTTTGGGAGTCTGGAGGCCTTGATGGAGCTACTTCAGATGG GTCTGAGCCGTCGACGGAGCTCTGCTCATGTCCTGAACCAGGCTTCCAGCAGAAGCCATGCCCTGCTCACGCTCTACATCAGCAAGCCAGCT TCCCAGCAGGTGCCTGCTGTGGACCCTGGGGAGCCCCCTGTGGGTGGGAAGCTGTGCTTTGTAGACCTGGCCGGCAGTGAGAAGGTGGCAGCCACAGGATCCCGCGGAGAGCTGATGGTAGAGGCCAACAGTATCAACCGCAGCCTGCTGGCCCTGG GGCACTGTATCTCCCTGCTGCTGGACCCACAGCGGAAGCAGAGCCACATTCCCTTCCGAGACAGCAAGCTCACCAAGTTGTTGGCAGACTCGCTGGGGGGGCGTGGGGTCACCCTCATG GTGGCCTGCGTGTCCCCTTCAGCCCAGTGCCTTCCAGAGACCCTCAGCACTCTGCGATATGCAAGTCGAGCTCAGCGGGTCACCACCCGGCCGCAGGGCCCTAAG TCCTCTGGGAAAAAGCACTCCCAGAATGTGGAAGCTGAGATCCTGCAGCTCCAGGAGGAGAACCGTTGCCTGCGGCTTCAGCTGGACCAAATGGGCAGCAGGG CCTCGGGGTTCCGTGGAGTTCGCATGGCCTGGGCCCAGCGGAACCTCTACGCCATGCTGCAGGAGTTCATGCTGGAGAACGAGAGGCTCAG GAAGGAAGTGAGCCAGCTGCAGAGTAGCCGGGACCTGGCCCGGGGTGAGCAGCGAGTCCTGGCCCAGCAGGTCCATGAGCTGCAGAG GCGTCTCCTCTCCGCCTGCGTGCTTCACCAGCCGGTGCCTGCCCCAGCCCCACCATGTCCCTGCTTGGTGATGCCAGCTGCCCCCTGCCGC GCATCTGGAAGCACACCGCTGTCTTCACAGCCCCCACCCTGGGCACCTCCATGCAGCCCAGGCTTTGCCAAGAGCCCAGGAGAGAG GAACCACAGCGACTGGACCCAGACCAGAATCCTGGCCGAGATGCTGATGGGGGAGGAGGTGGTCCCCTCTGCCCCACCCTTGCCCTCGAGGTCCCCAAGGGCAACACCAGTGTTGAGAG GTGCGGCCAGGATCCCCAACCTGGCCCAGAGACTGGAAGCCCTCAGACACCAGATTGGAAGCTCCCTGCGACGGGGCCAGAGCCAGCCACCCCCCAGCGAGGGCACGAGGAGCCCAGGCCAAGGCTTCCCTCCCTGCTGA
- the Kif12 gene encoding kinesin-like protein KIF12 isoform X1: MEERGTPDGDPARSLERGPEGPETPIQVVLRVRPMSAAELRRGEQSALHCSGARTLQVSPPGGGPDVAFRFGAVLDGARTQEDVFQACGVRRLGELALRGFSCTVFTFGQTGSGKTYTLTGPPPQGEGMPVSPSLAGIMQRTFAWLLDRVQHLGAPVTLHASYLEIYNEQVRDLLSLGSPRPLPVRWNKSRGFYVEQLRVVEFGSLEALMELLQMGLSRRRSSAHVLNQASSRSHALLTLYISKPASQQVPAVDPGEPPVGGKLCFVDLAGSEKVAATGSRGELMVEANSINRSLLALGHCISLLLDPQRKQSHIPFRDSKLTKLLADSLGGRGVTLMVACVSPSAQCLPETLSTLRYASRAQRVTTRPQGPKSSGKKHSQNVEAEILQLQEENRCLRLQLDQMGSRASGFRGVRMAWAQRNLYAMLQEFMLENERLRKEVSQLQSSRDLARGEQRVLAQQVHELQRRLLSACVLHQPVPAPAPPCPCLVMPAAPCRALPPLCSCPCCHLCPVCRAPLARWACPQQEGHVPQASGSTPLSSQPPPWAPPCSPGFAKSPGERNHSDWTQTRILAEMLMGEEVVPSAPPLPSRSPRATPVLRGAARIPNLAQRLEALRHQIGSSLRRGQSQPPPSEGTRSPGQGFPPC, translated from the exons ATGGAGGAACGCGGGACTCCGGACGG GGACCCAGCACGGAGCCTGGAGCGGGGGCCCGAGGGACCGGAAACGCCCATCCAAGTGGTGCTCAG GGTGCGTCCTATGAGTGCAGCCGAGCTGCGTCGAGGGGAGCAGAGCGCTCTGCACTGCTCAGGGGCCCGGACACTGCAG gtGAGCCCCCCTGGAGGAGGGCCCGACGTGGCGTTCCGCTTCGGCGCGGTGCTAGACGGGGCACGCACGCAAGAGGACGTGTTCCAGGCCTGCGGCGTGCGGCGCCTGGGGGAGCTGGCACTGCGCGG CTTCTCCTGTACGGTCTTCACCTTTGGCCAGACGGGCTCGGGAAAGACCTACACCCTGACGGGACCTCCACCGCAG GGGGAGGGCATGCCTGTGTCCCCCAGCCTGGCGGGCATTATGCAGAGGACCTTCGCCTGGCTATTAGACCGGGTGCAGCACCTGGGTGCCCCTGTCACCCTCCACGCTTCCTACCTGGAGATTTACAATGAGCAG gtTCGAGACTTATTGAGCCTGGGTTCTCCTCGGCCTCTCCCAGTACGCTGGAACAAGTCTCGAGGCTTCTATGTGGAACAGCTGCGGGTGGTGGAGTTTGGGAGTCTGGAGGCCTTGATGGAGCTACTTCAGATGG GTCTGAGCCGTCGACGGAGCTCTGCTCATGTCCTGAACCAGGCTTCCAGCAGAAGCCATGCCCTGCTCACGCTCTACATCAGCAAGCCAGCT TCCCAGCAGGTGCCTGCTGTGGACCCTGGGGAGCCCCCTGTGGGTGGGAAGCTGTGCTTTGTAGACCTGGCCGGCAGTGAGAAGGTGGCAGCCACAGGATCCCGCGGAGAGCTGATGGTAGAGGCCAACAGTATCAACCGCAGCCTGCTGGCCCTGG GGCACTGTATCTCCCTGCTGCTGGACCCACAGCGGAAGCAGAGCCACATTCCCTTCCGAGACAGCAAGCTCACCAAGTTGTTGGCAGACTCGCTGGGGGGGCGTGGGGTCACCCTCATG GTGGCCTGCGTGTCCCCTTCAGCCCAGTGCCTTCCAGAGACCCTCAGCACTCTGCGATATGCAAGTCGAGCTCAGCGGGTCACCACCCGGCCGCAGGGCCCTAAG TCCTCTGGGAAAAAGCACTCCCAGAATGTGGAAGCTGAGATCCTGCAGCTCCAGGAGGAGAACCGTTGCCTGCGGCTTCAGCTGGACCAAATGGGCAGCAGGG CCTCGGGGTTCCGTGGAGTTCGCATGGCCTGGGCCCAGCGGAACCTCTACGCCATGCTGCAGGAGTTCATGCTGGAGAACGAGAGGCTCAG GAAGGAAGTGAGCCAGCTGCAGAGTAGCCGGGACCTGGCCCGGGGTGAGCAGCGAGTCCTGGCCCAGCAGGTCCATGAGCTGCAGAG GCGTCTCCTCTCCGCCTGCGTGCTTCACCAGCCGGTGCCTGCCCCAGCCCCACCATGTCCCTGCTTGGTGATGCCAGCTGCCCCCTGCCGC GCACTGCCCCCCCTCTGCTCCTGCCCCTGCTGTCACCTCTGCCCTGTGTGCCGAGCACCCTTGGCCCGCTGGGCCTGCCCGCAACAGGAAGGCCACGTGCCCCAG GCATCTGGAAGCACACCGCTGTCTTCACAGCCCCCACCCTGGGCACCTCCATGCAGCCCAGGCTTTGCCAAGAGCCCAGGAGAGAG GAACCACAGCGACTGGACCCAGACCAGAATCCTGGCCGAGATGCTGATGGGGGAGGAGGTGGTCCCCTCTGCCCCACCCTTGCCCTCGAGGTCCCCAAGGGCAACACCAGTGTTGAGAG GTGCGGCCAGGATCCCCAACCTGGCCCAGAGACTGGAAGCCCTCAGACACCAGATTGGAAGCTCCCTGCGACGGGGCCAGAGCCAGCCACCCCCCAGCGAGGGCACGAGGAGCCCAGGCCAAGGCTTCCCTCCCTGCTGA
- the Kif12 gene encoding kinesin-like protein KIF12 isoform X3, with amino-acid sequence MPVSPSLAGIMQRTFAWLLDRVQHLGAPVTLHASYLEIYNEQVRDLLSLGSPRPLPVRWNKSRGFYVEQLRVVEFGSLEALMELLQMGLSRRRSSAHVLNQASSRSHALLTLYISKPASQQVPAVDPGEPPVGGKLCFVDLAGSEKVAATGSRGELMVEANSINRSLLALGHCISLLLDPQRKQSHIPFRDSKLTKLLADSLGGRGVTLMVACVSPSAQCLPETLSTLRYASRAQRVTTRPQGPKSSGKKHSQNVEAEILQLQEENRCLRLQLDQMGSRASGFRGVRMAWAQRNLYAMLQEFMLENERLRKEVSQLQSSRDLARGEQRVLAQQVHELQRRLLSACVLHQPVPAPAPPCPCLVMPAAPCRALPPLCSCPCCHLCPVCRAPLARWACPQQEGHVPQASGSTPLSSQPPPWAPPCSPGFAKSPGERNHSDWTQTRILAEMLMGEEVVPSAPPLPSRSPRATPVLRGAARIPNLAQRLEALRHQIGSSLRRGQSQPPPSEGTRSPGQGFPPC; translated from the exons ATGCCTGTGTCCCCCAGCCTGGCGGGCATTATGCAGAGGACCTTCGCCTGGCTATTAGACCGGGTGCAGCACCTGGGTGCCCCTGTCACCCTCCACGCTTCCTACCTGGAGATTTACAATGAGCAG gtTCGAGACTTATTGAGCCTGGGTTCTCCTCGGCCTCTCCCAGTACGCTGGAACAAGTCTCGAGGCTTCTATGTGGAACAGCTGCGGGTGGTGGAGTTTGGGAGTCTGGAGGCCTTGATGGAGCTACTTCAGATGG GTCTGAGCCGTCGACGGAGCTCTGCTCATGTCCTGAACCAGGCTTCCAGCAGAAGCCATGCCCTGCTCACGCTCTACATCAGCAAGCCAGCT TCCCAGCAGGTGCCTGCTGTGGACCCTGGGGAGCCCCCTGTGGGTGGGAAGCTGTGCTTTGTAGACCTGGCCGGCAGTGAGAAGGTGGCAGCCACAGGATCCCGCGGAGAGCTGATGGTAGAGGCCAACAGTATCAACCGCAGCCTGCTGGCCCTGG GGCACTGTATCTCCCTGCTGCTGGACCCACAGCGGAAGCAGAGCCACATTCCCTTCCGAGACAGCAAGCTCACCAAGTTGTTGGCAGACTCGCTGGGGGGGCGTGGGGTCACCCTCATG GTGGCCTGCGTGTCCCCTTCAGCCCAGTGCCTTCCAGAGACCCTCAGCACTCTGCGATATGCAAGTCGAGCTCAGCGGGTCACCACCCGGCCGCAGGGCCCTAAG TCCTCTGGGAAAAAGCACTCCCAGAATGTGGAAGCTGAGATCCTGCAGCTCCAGGAGGAGAACCGTTGCCTGCGGCTTCAGCTGGACCAAATGGGCAGCAGGG CCTCGGGGTTCCGTGGAGTTCGCATGGCCTGGGCCCAGCGGAACCTCTACGCCATGCTGCAGGAGTTCATGCTGGAGAACGAGAGGCTCAG GAAGGAAGTGAGCCAGCTGCAGAGTAGCCGGGACCTGGCCCGGGGTGAGCAGCGAGTCCTGGCCCAGCAGGTCCATGAGCTGCAGAG GCGTCTCCTCTCCGCCTGCGTGCTTCACCAGCCGGTGCCTGCCCCAGCCCCACCATGTCCCTGCTTGGTGATGCCAGCTGCCCCCTGCCGC GCACTGCCCCCCCTCTGCTCCTGCCCCTGCTGTCACCTCTGCCCTGTGTGCCGAGCACCCTTGGCCCGCTGGGCCTGCCCGCAACAGGAAGGCCACGTGCCCCAG GCATCTGGAAGCACACCGCTGTCTTCACAGCCCCCACCCTGGGCACCTCCATGCAGCCCAGGCTTTGCCAAGAGCCCAGGAGAGAG GAACCACAGCGACTGGACCCAGACCAGAATCCTGGCCGAGATGCTGATGGGGGAGGAGGTGGTCCCCTCTGCCCCACCCTTGCCCTCGAGGTCCCCAAGGGCAACACCAGTGTTGAGAG GTGCGGCCAGGATCCCCAACCTGGCCCAGAGACTGGAAGCCCTCAGACACCAGATTGGAAGCTCCCTGCGACGGGGCCAGAGCCAGCCACCCCCCAGCGAGGGCACGAGGAGCCCAGGCCAAGGCTTCCCTCCCTGCTGA